The following are encoded in a window of bacterium genomic DNA:
- a CDS encoding zinc ribbon domain-containing protein, translated as HEPIISKDLFTKVQEKLGITPRRHPGTHEFDFTRLIYCGACGSSISAEERFKHQKNGNKHRYVYYHCAKGKDRDCKQPAIREEELLKQLLYLIDKVDLDELEAQDQIKREVARYRKFSYGILGQDINFERRPIDIDTRNYAKYILIEGSKDEKRELLLCLRSKIELKDRLISLKISGGN; from the coding sequence AGCACGAACCAATCATTTCTAAAGATCTATTTACAAAAGTTCAAGAAAAACTAGGAATAACGCCAAGGCGACATCCCGGCACACATGAATTTGATTTCACTCGCCTCATATATTGCGGCGCCTGCGGATCGAGCATTTCGGCAGAAGAAAGATTTAAACATCAAAAAAATGGAAATAAACATCGATATGTTTACTATCATTGCGCTAAAGGTAAAGATCGCGATTGCAAACAGCCAGCAATCCGCGAAGAAGAATTATTAAAACAACTCCTATATCTAATAGATAAAGTTGATTTAGACGAATTGGAAGCTCAAGACCAAATCAAGCGGGAGGTGGCGCGTTATCGAAAATTTAGCTATGGAATCTTAGGGCAGGACATCAACTTTGAAAGGCGGCCGATTGATATAGATACAAGGAATTACGCCAAATACATACTCATCGAGGGATCAAAAGATGAAAAGAGGGAGTTACTGTTGTGTCTAAGAAGTAAGATCGAACTAAAAGACCGGCTGATTTCCTTGAAAATAAGCGGGGGTAATTAA
- a CDS encoding DEAD/DEAH box helicase family protein, whose translation MALHKDFPRDPYVILDPGIRWFPADEDLREKGYDKLLPPLVAELRKKVKEWRDLQYEGASDTSKALLGWWFKEEHILYDAKGLAFNFRYYFAQREALETVIWLYEVAQVKDKYDLIRYNSTGVLSPQMFTEEWLRFVIKMATGAGKTKVMSLIIAWAYFHKKYEEGSKLAKNFLLITPNVIVFERIKNDFAGLKIFFTDPILPDNGYRGQNWQDDFQITIHLQDDLKNISDTGNIFLTNIHRVFEGDVKEPSIEDEDTSSYFLGDKPVTKTSDSTVDLGTIVRDIDELIVLNDEAHHLHDHQSAWSKSIQDIDNRLKQKGSGLALQLDVTATPKKNDGSIFVQTISDYPLVEAIHQRVVKNPVVPDAASRAKLKENQSSLFSEKYRDYINLGIEEWRKTYESLAPTGKKSILFIMTDDTKNCDEVAEYIETNFKDLKGAVLTIHTNKSGEISENVSGKNKEELELLRKQANDIDSSESPFKVIISVMMLKEGWDVKNVTTIVGLRPYAADSKILPEQTLGRGLRRMFFGRDDIEEYVSVVGTPAFMDFVESIKGEGVILEQKTMGVGAKPIAPMVIEVDKENPKKDIEKLDIEIPVMSPRIQREYKNLAELDVASFGNKKVKVKTFSEEQKREIVFKDVVDEKTHHTTILTGDIEPDYQSVIGFFAQAVMRDLRLFGCYAILFGKVKEFVQNYLFDSQINLSDLNILRNLSEVEYIRLIKDSFKKAINELTVQDTGDTEIKNYIKISEARPFVVNDKSFLIPKKSVFNKIIGDSNFELEFANFIENCDDVISFSKNFQNKEANALRIEYKNSEGFIANYYPDFFVKKDDKTVFIIETKGREEEDDKLKFDRLQKWCEDVNNRQSRMAYKALYIKQEDWEKDRLKNFDEVVRVFSV comes from the coding sequence ATGGCACTCCATAAAGATTTTCCCAGAGATCCCTATGTAATTCTCGACCCGGGTATTCGGTGGTTTCCGGCTGATGAAGATTTACGCGAAAAAGGATATGACAAGCTTTTGCCGCCTCTTGTAGCTGAACTGCGCAAGAAGGTGAAGGAATGGCGAGATCTACAGTACGAAGGCGCGAGCGATACTTCAAAGGCACTTTTAGGTTGGTGGTTTAAGGAAGAGCATATTTTGTATGACGCTAAAGGTTTAGCTTTTAATTTTCGTTATTACTTTGCGCAAAGAGAGGCCCTAGAAACAGTTATCTGGCTGTATGAGGTTGCTCAGGTAAAAGATAAGTATGATTTGATTCGGTATAACTCCACAGGCGTACTTAGTCCGCAAATGTTTACTGAAGAATGGCTACGCTTTGTGATTAAAATGGCCACTGGCGCAGGCAAGACCAAGGTAATGAGCCTTATTATTGCTTGGGCATACTTCCATAAAAAATACGAAGAAGGCTCTAAATTAGCAAAAAACTTCTTGTTGATAACCCCGAACGTCATCGTATTTGAGAGAATAAAAAATGACTTTGCGGGTCTAAAAATCTTCTTCACCGATCCCATTTTACCGGACAATGGATATCGGGGTCAGAATTGGCAGGATGATTTTCAGATTACGATTCACCTGCAAGACGATTTGAAGAATATTTCTGATACCGGGAATATCTTCCTAACAAATATTCACCGAGTATTTGAGGGTGATGTAAAAGAACCGAGCATAGAAGACGAAGACACCTCCTCCTATTTTCTTGGTGATAAGCCGGTCACCAAAACAAGTGACTCTACTGTTGATTTAGGAACTATTGTTCGCGACATCGACGAGCTTATCGTGCTTAATGACGAAGCTCATCACTTACACGATCATCAGTCCGCTTGGTCTAAATCCATTCAGGATATAGACAACAGGTTAAAGCAGAAAGGTTCTGGGTTGGCATTGCAGCTGGATGTTACTGCTACTCCGAAAAAAAATGACGGTTCGATTTTTGTACAAACTATTTCTGACTATCCGCTCGTTGAGGCTATCCATCAGCGTGTAGTAAAAAATCCTGTTGTTCCGGATGCGGCCAGTAGGGCTAAGCTTAAAGAAAATCAAAGTTCGTTATTTAGCGAAAAATACAGAGACTACATCAATCTTGGTATTGAGGAGTGGCGTAAAACATATGAGAGTTTGGCCCCAACTGGTAAAAAGTCGATTCTTTTTATCATGACCGACGATACGAAGAATTGTGACGAAGTAGCCGAATATATTGAAACAAACTTCAAGGATTTAAAAGGCGCAGTTCTAACGATCCACACCAACAAAAGTGGTGAAATTTCTGAAAATGTTTCTGGTAAGAATAAAGAGGAATTAGAGTTATTGAGAAAGCAGGCAAACGACATAGATAGCTCCGAGAGTCCTTTTAAGGTAATTATTTCGGTGATGATGCTTAAAGAAGGATGGGATGTTAAGAATGTAACGACAATTGTTGGATTACGTCCTTACGCCGCAGACTCGAAGATTTTGCCGGAGCAGACGTTGGGACGCGGCCTTCGAAGAATGTTTTTTGGCAGAGATGACATTGAAGAGTATGTGAGTGTTGTTGGTACGCCAGCTTTCATGGATTTCGTTGAGTCGATCAAGGGGGAGGGAGTTATTCTTGAGCAAAAAACTATGGGGGTTGGCGCTAAGCCGATTGCGCCAATGGTTATTGAGGTCGATAAAGAAAATCCCAAGAAAGATATTGAAAAGCTAGATATTGAGATCCCTGTAATGTCCCCGAGAATACAAAGGGAGTACAAAAACCTTGCGGAGTTAGACGTTGCTAGTTTTGGTAATAAAAAGGTTAAGGTAAAAACTTTTTCTGAGGAGCAAAAGAGAGAGATTGTATTTAAAGATGTAGTTGATGAGAAAACCCACCATACGACCATACTAACTGGAGACATTGAACCAGATTATCAAAGCGTTATAGGATTTTTTGCTCAAGCGGTAATGAGAGATCTGCGGTTGTTTGGTTGTTATGCTATTTTGTTCGGGAAGGTCAAGGAATTTGTTCAGAATTATTTGTTTGATAGTCAGATAAATTTATCGGATCTAAATATTTTACGAAATTTATCAGAAGTAGAATATATACGACTGATTAAGGATTCATTCAAAAAAGCCATCAATGAGCTTACGGTTCAGGATACTGGAGATACCGAAATTAAGAATTATATTAAGATTAGCGAGGCCCGGCCGTTTGTGGTCAATGATAAATCCTTCCTTATTCCTAAAAAGTCAGTTTTTAACAAAATTATTGGGGATAGTAATTTTGAGTTAGAGTTCGCAAATTTTATTGAAAATTGCGACGATGTGATTTCTTTTTCGAAGAATTTTCAGAATAAAGAGGCTAATGCTCTTAGAATAGAATACAAAAACTCTGAGGGTTTTATAGCGAACTATTATCCAGATTTTTTTGTAAAGAAGGATGATAAGACAGTCTTCATAATTGAAACAAAGGGGAGAGAAGAAGAGGACGATAAGCTGAAGTTTGATCGATTACAGAAGTGGTGTGAGGATGTTAATAACAGACAAAGTAGAATGGCCTATAAAGCTCTGTACATAAAACAAGAGGATTGGGAAAAAGATCGGCTTAAGAATTTTGATGAAGTCGTGAGGGTATTTAGTGTATGA